The Branchiostoma lanceolatum isolate klBraLanc5 chromosome 5, klBraLanc5.hap2, whole genome shotgun sequence region GAACTAAGGAATTAAGTAAAAAGTACCTTAGCCAAGGACAACCACAAAGTCTTTGCCTAGCAACATAGTTACCGGAGAAAGGCCCAGGGTTAATCATCTACAGTACTTTATACGTTCGCCAAGGACTCAGTGCCCTACTTTCCTGTGACCTTTGTCACTATACATTTTACGTGAGGCAAAGCTCTCGCCATTTCAGGGATAGCGTCCATGCCTCTTTCTAAAAGAAAGAATAATGGTGCTTTTGGATGATACGCAACGATATGTGATGGCACTGGTAACTCGATGTCAAATTGCCGTAAATCATGACTTGTGCACGGTCTGAAATTAAGATGCCAGCTGATATGTAGCCTTTGATATACTACATTGTGCGCTGTCCTGTCTTTTATTTTGAAGATGTACATATTGTTTACAAATTTACAGTCCCTTTATTTTGTCCCCTTGTTTGCATTATTTCTAAAATCTTAAATTGTAACGGCAACTTGTGTCTCTACAcactcatttacatgtatgttatcacCTTGCATgacgtgaaaacggaggtattgttttcggccagtgtgtttgtgttgcttTCTTTGCGTATTATTGACCCCCCTCCGGGCCCCCATCGCATCACGTTTTGGGTCTTcagtgatgtcatccataaaatcaacaTTGCTGGGCCTAGGTTACACAACTTTCTGCCCCACTATTCGGACCAGCAAACAACGTTGTTTAACTCTCTTATAGCAACCAGCTGGCATTTAGACAGGGGATATCTGGACCTGATATAAGAAAGAAATGGAGACAAAACTAGAGGAAAACGGAACGTCTCTACCAATGGAGTCAAAACTTGAACCTTTCGAGCTGACCGGAGGAAAGAAGTCAGAGACATCGAAGGTTCCTGTGGCGATTCTAGGGAGCGGGGACTACAGTCGGTCTCTGGCGGGCCGCCTCGTGCGGTCGGGCTTTTCCGTCGTCGTTGGAAGTCGCGATCCCGAGCGCAACCGACGACTCTTTCCTCAGGTAAACTATAAATAGTTGTATTGAAGTTCTTTTCTGAATTTATGGATACCTCTAATGCAGTCACAAGCACAAAAGCCTAGTTATATGACGTCCGTTACTGCTAgcattatcttttatcatgattgttaaaaaagaaatagatattTGTTGTAAGGGTAGCGGAACAGCATAGAcgattttctttatttcttgacTTCTAAATTGGCAAAACCGTCCATGCTATGTGTGGTTGATTGTGCCGGTTTCCATGACATTTTGGGCGTTCCGTCCTTCATAATCTGGGGAAGGGTCACTCCCATTGTACACATGTCCATCGAGTGCGAAACAATCACCATTATAAATCACTTGCTGACATTGCGGCACAGCAACGCCGTGGACGCTCAGGtattttgaccaaaaaaagaagtcaaatctTTTCCAGTCTGTCGGAACTTTTGCTTATAGAACTATCCTAGCCTCGTATGGGGAGGCTCTTCTGTTGTTAGCCGTTAGAAAAACAAGTTATGAAAACACCGTAGTACAATCAGAAAATAGTTCGAAATAAGCAGCAAAATGGTGATACCAAAACGACTCCCAAGGAGTCTGCAATTGAGGCTATCTTAACAAACTGATAAGATTGTTTTCGATATACTATTCAAAGGAAGATTCCTTCTTGGTTGAGAAGATTTATGTATTGAATCTATAGGGTACAAAAAGACGCCATACAGCCCTTGTCACACATACTCGGGCCCTCACACGATTTTGTCCCCGACTATTACTCACGTCAATGCCAAGGTCGGTTGgattttaggccacgcctatcgtCTAATATACATCACAACTATGGCACCATTTCACAAACAGCACATGAATGCATATGGTTAACTCACGACTTACTCACAAACGCATCCCTGAATGCTTTCGGGCTCTTCTTGACTGATTTCCAAACCGTTTACCAACTCTCTTAAAAACGGAATGTGCCATTCTTTACAATTTAGGTATAAACCCAAAATGACCCcgtcaggggcaaagtagggtaAAAGTCAAAATCTTGCGACATACTTCTATATGCTGAAGACATTACCGAGAGATCAAACTCGGATAAGTTGGCTTCACGGACGACTTCTAAGCATTTGTGTCTAAGGTTCTGTCCCTGTGCTATGATTGTATATTCCTGGAGTTAGAATTCAGGTCAATGTATGCAGGGACCCTAACCCTAAGTGACATTTGGTCTTTCAATCAAGTTCGACCCACTTTCTAGATTGCTTTTTATGTGACAGGGCGCAGATGTGACGACCCGGCGGGCAGCCCTGTCCGGAGCCGGGCTGGTGTTCGTGGCCATCCACCGGGAGAACTACCCCGACCTGCAGGCGGACCGGGACGCACTGGCCGGCAAGATCCTCATCGATGTCAGCAACAACACAAAGGTTCGTCGCCTTTCATGTACTAAGCCCTGAAACACCAGAActttttttgcgactaaaatgactgaacggggtcaaaaatgaccccaaaatgttttgttcaataaAATTTCCCTTCTCACTTTTATCGTTGATTGTTttccgtacattgcttcataaATGTAAGTGAAATGTTTGGCATATGTTTAGGTATGattaattcccgttcattatcataatgtatgcaataagatcagaaggaccacgttttgaactatccctatttagaccgggaggggatttttcaGGCcgacgccaaatttcatgttgcaaaactcctgaacggcttacgctagagccacaagacttttcatagaatgtccgtaacaaaaatttcaaatcaaaaaattaagttcatgtttttgacaggcatatcttgcaaaatctgctaatttcagttcaaacaatgacgtttcaaggctttgttggtacaccacatttatttttcttacattgctATCATcttatataatccaatgtaactttcatgatacaacattaatattttatgctgatttgatgacgtcatcagtcaaaatccaagatggcggatagaattacctcaaattacgtcataatgacgtcgtattacgtcataatgacacaaAATTTCTTATAGTAATAtcaattcacatgtgcatcatcctctgaaaatttagtggtcatacaataagtagttaaggagttacagagggcaggtctcaaaaaaaGGACATTATTTTTGCTTGGGTCAAAATGACCCCAGTCGGACTCAACACACTTTcctctataatgtcaacagtattgcgCCAATCTCCCTAAAAATAAGGAGAGTTAAGAATatatgtctactgacaaagtcacggaaggatttttttcCCGATCAAACATGCTCAAATGGccccgttcgggtgtttgagggttatggGATAGACAGATCCCATAGCCCCGGaaacctccgtcaaaacgtagaaacgCAACATAAACCATTTGTTGAACTGCTGATTGCCatgttatcattggttgaactactaATTGTATGTGTGAAGGACACTAGTACAATCAGGATCGGTATATTCAAAACTTGTCCGGAAAGAGTTTCATGTCAAGGTATGCGTTGTACCTTGATTAAATAAAATCTTCGAAAATGATAGAAGTGCACAGACCACATTGAATATAATCTGTCGTATCGTCAGGTTTTGTGGTAACTAGATGATAAGTGAAACAAAGTGTATACGTAAGTGCTTGTAACAAAACCAATTGTTGTTGTCCTTCACATATAGTTGAGTCTATATCGATAACTTTATCAATAGAAAGGATAATCCGGAGAGACACTCTCAAATTGTTTATCCGGAACCTTTCATCAATGTACTACATCGTATCCATCGATACAACGGCCTACAAGCTGTTTCAGACCTAAATTGACAATCACATACcgagacaaatgacagtaaaactGACTTTATCCCACGCAGCTAAAGGATGGCGAGTCTAACGCTGAGTACCTCGCTCGGCTCCTGCCGGCTTCGACTGTGGTCAAGGGCTTCAACGTCGTCTCCGCCTGGTCGCTGGATTCTGGTTTGTTCGGAGGCTCAAAAGAGGTAAGAAAACTGTTCTTAATTCAAATGGAGAAATGTACCTAATAGCGAGAGTGGAAGTCCTTatattcttatatatatataagaatatatatatatatatatcccatTCATGTACTAAAGGGATaaaccgatcccatagcccccaAAACCTTCGTCAGAACGTAGAAGGTGGAAGTCCTTATATTCCTTTCATGTACTTAAGGGATAGACCAATCCCACAGCCCCGAAAACCTtcctcaaaacgtagaaatgcaacataaacattggttgaactgccacttgccatgctatcattggttgaccTATTAATTGTATGTGTGAAGGACAGTcatcaggatcggtctattcaaaACTTGTCCGAAAGAGGAAGGGGACGTCAACAGTCTCTTCCAAACTTGTTGTTTCCATAGATCCATGTCTCGTCTGTCGAGAGTAAGTTGTCAAATAAACTAAAAAATTCCTATTTAAGGAAACACAACAACTTTAAAAACGCTACTATAAACAAagttttaaacaaacaaacaaacaaaaaaaacctaCAAACATCAAAGAAATATTCACCATTACAGGTCTTCATCAGTAGCGATGACGACGAGGCTCGGAGGACCGTCATGCAACTCGCGCAGGACATGCGGTTCGCCCCGGTGGATTATGGGAACCTGCGGGCAGCTCGCGAGATCGAGGCTATACCCCTCCGCCTCCTCCCATCCTGGCACCTGGCGCTTAAGATGGTCCTCGGCGTTCTTATCTTCTACGTCTTGTGGAACGTGTACCGTGGGGTGGTGTTTTACGCCATCAAGTCGGGCACCAATAGTGCCGCGCACATTCCAATACACCAAGTCAACCGGGCCCTAGGCGACACGGCCATCACCACGCTCTGCCTCATCTACACCCCGGGAGTTCTGGCCAGCTTCACTCAGCTCTACAACGGCACCAAGTACAAGCGCTTCCCCAACTGGCTAGACAAGTGGATGCGGGCACGCAAGCAGCTTGGGCTTCTCTGTTTGCTGATCGCTTCCATTCACGGCTGCCTCAGCGTCCTGGAGTGGAGCCCAGCTTACGGCTACGACCGCCTCTTCGAGAAGACCACCGTCAACGCCAACGGAGAGGTCGTGTTCGGGATGATGCGATGGAGCGGGGAGACTTTCCTCCTCTTCGGCACGCTCGCGCTCTTCCTGATGGCCGTGCTTGGTGTCACGTCCATCCCTTCCGTCACCAACACCATGAACTGGCGCGAGTTCAACTTCGTGCAGTCCAAACTCGGCTGGGTCATCTTCCTCTTCGCCATCACTCACTGCGCGGTCTACATGGCGGAGGCCTTCATCGAGTCGTACCTCTTCACGTCTTACACCTGCCCGGCCTTCTACATCGACCTGGGCCTGTGCGCGGTTCTGCTCCTGATGAAGATCGTGACGATGTTGCCGTGCGTCAGCTCTCGCGTGAACAGGATCAGGCGAGGTTGGGAGAGGAATGGACCCAAAGGCAAAACCGCTGCGACTAACGCTGCCTACGACCACGGGGAGCCAGATATGACTTCGTATCTGTAATATAATGGTAccctggcgacgttactgacagttgctcatgaataattaatgagccatccttatttggcacaatttggcggttaatttgttctgaaccttaagtaacgatgtgagacgtaacctgatcgatagcttcccagcgtcctttgcgtttttgctctagatgaggtttagcaaaccctctgattggctgaagctgttttggtggcgacgtcgccagaaccgtgtctaccggggctaaagagcagggcccctacgcgagcgagccaacgaattgagcgataggggtcctgctttcaggagggtgtaTAATGGAAGCAGTGAAAATTGCCGTGGTACCGTGTTCCAAGCAGTATTCATGACATGATATACAACGTTGTAATGGACGTTAGCTATGTGGTGATATTAGTATATagaatatgttgtttataggCAAAGCTGCTGAGAAGAATGCTGTCTACGACC contains the following coding sequences:
- the LOC136435915 gene encoding metalloreductase STEAP3-like translates to METKLEENGTSLPMESKLEPFELTGGKKSETSKVPVAILGSGDYSRSLAGRLVRSGFSVVVGSRDPERNRRLFPQGADVTTRRAALSGAGLVFVAIHRENYPDLQADRDALAGKILIDVSNNTKLKDGESNAEYLARLLPASTVVKGFNVVSAWSLDSGLFGGSKEVFISSDDDEARRTVMQLAQDMRFAPVDYGNLRAAREIEAIPLRLLPSWHLALKMVLGVLIFYVLWNVYRGVVFYAIKSGTNSAAHIPIHQVNRALGDTAITTLCLIYTPGVLASFTQLYNGTKYKRFPNWLDKWMRARKQLGLLCLLIASIHGCLSVLEWSPAYGYDRLFEKTTVNANGEVVFGMMRWSGETFLLFGTLALFLMAVLGVTSIPSVTNTMNWREFNFVQSKLGWVIFLFAITHCAVYMAEAFIESYLFTSYTCPAFYIDLGLCAVLLLMKIVTMLPCVSSRVNRIRRGWERNGPKGKTAATNAAYDHGEPDMTSYL